The genomic stretch AGGAGATTCAAGAAACACTGGGCAAGGTGAAGATCGTGGCCTGCGATTCCAAGTTGCTGCAGCCTCAACAACCATAAAAGAACCACCACCTGCCCAATCTCGATCCCGTCCAGTTTAGCTCAGTTTCATGCTATTATTGGCGCCACCCAAACTTTCCTAGTTCATGTGAATTTGCCCCCTCTGAACTTTGTTTGTGTGAAGTTAAGCCATCGGCCGtgacacttgactagactaGAGTACCATGGCTGCCAACATGTTATCCGTACTGAATATGGAATATGGTTTTGCTGCTTTCTGTTGATAATTTCACATGAATGACTAGATAAAAGCGTTGAATTTGACATTAATTCATAATCGTGCTCTGGTTTAAGTGACCAATGAACAATAACAGCTGTTGTTTAATAAGTTATAGTCCAGTGGACTAAGCTACATTGTTGTATTTTAGTTAAATCGTTTTCCGAGATGATAAAACAATTCAAGACAAACTTTGTCATGATTCAGGATCATTTCATAAGTATATATCCAGAAAAATGGATATGCAACTGCAGATGATGCTGAAGAATTTTCCCTATATTGATGCTCACAGCGAGAGCAAAAAAATCATTCTCCTGTAGCAGTACCCAAAAAaaggaaattaaaaaaaaaggctAGTATTCACATCCGAGTTCAAGAGAACGTGAACATGGATTCAAGGGGCAGCTCTTCACAGTGGAACTTGAGCTCATTCTGAAACCTCTGCAGCACGAAGTGCTCATCCTCTGTTATAAGGGTTGTCACGCCGCATTCCAACCTGGAGAAAGGTTCTCTCCCAGTTCTTCCAGCACGGTGCAGATAGTCTGTCGCCGTCTTAGGAAGGTCGAAGTTGTATATGTGGCTGGTTTGAGGAAGGTCAAACCCCCTGCTTGCTATGTCTGTTGAAACCAGCAGGAATCCTCTTCCCTTGACTTCCTGCAGATGACACAAATCTCAGTGTCAATACAGAGAATGAAGATGCTGGGAGATCAGACAAGGAACTCGGAGAGCACTTACAGAGAACGAGGCAGCTCGAGCGTTGAAGTTCATATCTTCTTCCAGCAGCAGCACATCTAGGCTTCCCTTatatgcatttctcaagaactCAGCGACGACGGTGGTTGAAGGAGGATTTCCAGCCTTCTTTGATCTCTCAGACTAAGAACATAGGTTCAGAGTTACAAAACAGAATGCAGATGTGCAGGTGACACACCAGTTCTTTTTTATTCAGTTAAGAACTTAAGATCCATTCACCGTCAATATAACTGCTCAGAACTAGGTGATGAATAGGAACTTCTTTGTTGGTGAACAAACCAGTTACTTATAAATGTCAGTGTCCAAAGCTTTTAAAAAGGAAGTGACAGAAAATATGGGAACTGAAAATATGACGAAATTATGCACTGGTAGACACTGCCAGTACCTCAGACAACTAAGTCATCATGGGCCTGGATCTTGGTGTTTACATGATGGATGATAACTGGGGTATTGATTTTGCAGACACTTGCCCAGGCATTAGtagtaattgaaagggaaataaACAAGCTTGCCAAAGTCAAATACCAAATTGGCTCAAATCATCACAGATGTGCATGGCAGTACAGCATCACAGCGCATAACTGTATCATGCGTTATTCTGTATCATTCCATATAAGCAGATAGCTATGGCAAAATACTACACGGCTAATTTGAATTTGCATCGGACATAATATTGCTGGCCTCTCATAAGATCACTTGGCCTATTGACAATAATACTGAGGAAGCACCCCAGAAAATAGATGACGAAATCCCAAGATACTAGAGAAACTATATAAACATGGTATGGTATCAAAAGAACATAATGTACACCGGTACCTGTTCAGCAACAAATATGATTCCAGACTTTGGTGCATCCCTCTCAAGCAAGGATAGTAAGACATGCAACCTTTCCTTCTTGGTGCAGATCTGCACATTGATTGTGTTGTCATAGTCACCAAGATTCAGACAGACTGAAAAGAATTCTCAGGAGAAAGGAGGTTGGTTTGATTGTGGACTTAGTTGTCCAGGAGGCACTAATTATGGGAAAGAAGAAAAAACAGGTTGCCTCTATATGCATTGGATTAGTTGAGAATTTGGAGAATGTGACATGCCTATAGGTAGGTGCTGTTGAGTAGGTGTCATGCATCGCAGATTAGTTGTCAAGAAGAACATTAGTATTACTTTAAACACAATGAGCCTGTGGGTGGGCATTGTGGGTAAGTGCCTATGGTTGagagaaacaaaggagaaaACTGAGACGTCCTTTGCATGAGTGAGCTAAAAGAGGAATTGGATACAAGGTCATCAATCATTATAATGTGAATTTGATGTGCTCACCACATATTTGTGACACAGGTGCGAAGGCATGGGCTGTACAGGGTGGACATGAACATGAACCACATCACTCTATACCATGTTAAGGGGAAAAATACATTAGCCTTCTTTGAAGTACAAAAATAAACAGCAATTTGTTCAGTAGAAGTTAGTACAACCTTGGTCCATTTATGCTGTACACAGTCGTGCAGAAAGCGATTGTGCTGAGGGATCGATGCGCTTGCAAATATGGTTTGACGACTGGAAGCTGCTGAATAAGAGGTTAATATCTTGCGAAGAGAGCTGACTTGCTTTGATGACCCAAAAATAAAATCAACCTAAGAAAACAACAAGGTTAGCCCCCTTGGCAGATATAATTACAGAGCATCAGCGAGCAGAGCAAACTCTGACAGTAATTTGATTCAAGACTTAAGGAAGTGGAATGATGATCTCACCTCATCGATAACTAACACTCTCATGGATTGAAGGCTGAACGCCCGCCTTTCGACCATTTGACACAAGCTTGCCACGGTAGCTACAATTACTGCAGGGGGCTCTGCCTGTGAATTTATCGACAGTTCTATCACAAACACATGGCAACAGAGAAAAGGAAACCTTAAATAGCACTACCCTCTACATGATGGCATAAGTGGATTCCAATACCATGTCATAACCGCCAATATCGAAACAATATAAACATACGCTGAATGCATAAGATAGATCTGGACCTAACCATTCAATAGCCACTTCCTATCAAAATGGTCCCAGGTAATCAGGCATCGACATAGATACAAATGCAGCAAGAGATGTTCAGTACTATTTACCTTGACCCAGCTCTTTTGCCTCTTGAGCATACCGCCATCAAGCAAAGCCATGACGGTGCAGGCCTTGGCTGCGAGTAGTCTAGCAACCTTGGTAACCTTGGAGCAGCACAGTTAGAGAAGACACCAGAATCAGAGATCAGACGGACAACAACCAGCGCCGGcagtcaaatcacctgcatgcCGAGCTCCCTTGTGGGGACAACAACCAGCGCTTGCACCGAGGACCTGCTGAAGTCGATGGCGGAGAAGACGGACAGGAGGTAGGCAAGCGTCTTCCCGGAGCCTGTCTACAGATCACCGTGAAATGCGATAACAGGGCACAGCAGTATGGCACGACAGGGAACTCTTGGTCTAGTCTAGCAGAGAGACGAGCAAGAAAGGTTAAGGAGGGAGTCACGTCAGGGAGAGGACCACCACCTGCGCGTGGAGAATGCAATCCTGGCCGGACAGCAGAAGCGGCAGGGATTGCTCCTGCACCTCGGTGGGCACGACATAGCCAACCTCCTCAGCCCTGAAACCGAATTTCCAATCTTTCATCAGTAGTAGTAAATGAGCTAATGGCATGGTGAGGAACTGACGGCTGGTCTGGTTGTGGGGGTTCACCTCTGCAGGACGTGGTCCGGGACGCGGCCGGCGCAGACCTCGCGGAGTGTGGCAGCGGCGGCGACCACGGCGGCGCGCCGTGGGAGGAGGCTGAAGCGGAAGCGCAGAGTGAACGGGGCGAGGTGGGTGCTGGGAGTAgtggggaggagggagccggggGCGAAGGCCGCCGCCACGGCCATGGCCACGACACGAGAGAGCCGGTCGGTCCCTTTCCTCTTGTCCACCAGCGCCGGCGGCGGGCGGATAAGAGGAAAACAACAGTAGTGGCTTCAGGTGCTGCTTCGGCCCAAGGTTACTGTAGCAAGCACGGGAGAACACACAGCTAAAGGCAATGTTGGTGTATTgagaattttattttaaaatttattgCAAAAGTATTAATAAGGATCAAAGTCTCAAAGAGTCcatgcccttgtttagttcaccccgaaattcaaaaagttttttaagattccttgtcacactaaatcttacggcacatgaagcattaaacatagaaaaaaataaaaactaatcatacagtttgactgtaaatcacgagacaaatcttttgaccctagttagcctatgattggacaatatttaccacaaacaaacaaaagtgcaagTGCTATAGtaacaaaattcaaaaaaatttcacatctaaacaaggcccagtagAGACTAAGTTAAATAATTATTGGCCGGACAAAATTTAAAGCTCGTTGAGCTGGCTCAAcggcttgttttttttttaagaaaaatgaCTTTCGACTTCACCTCGTTAGGCTCGGCTTGTTAAGCTCAGCATGAAGTTGGGACTCAAATAATTGAGAAGACTTTGATAAATAAAATTATGccaattttcaaaaataaaaaaattgaaaaaaagTGCAGTTGGCTTGATATCCACTCCTTAGATAGGTTGTTCttaagcatctccaacagtttagtATTTTTTGTTTGTCATTTGTTGTAGTTTGCCAATTTACAAAACGATATGACAAGTGAAAAAAAGGACATCTTCAAGTGTTTGACATAATTGACTTGGCAAAAACCAAAATTGTAGATCTAACCGTATTTGTCGGGACTTTTCTTCCGCGCCGTATCTGGTCCCGCGCTTTTGGTCACGCGCGTTTCTTTTTCGCGGCATTTTCTCGTCGTCGCGCCGCCAGTTCGTGAGCATCCAGGTCGCCGCTGTTTCTTGGTACCTGTATCCGAGACGCTACAGGTTGTCATCGAGGGCTTCCTGCTATAGAGTCCTTCCTGTCAAAGAGTCCTTCGTCCTGTTGCCGTGGACTGCAGATCGTCATCGATCTCCAATGTTCGTCACCACGCGCGAAGAGTCCCCCATGCACGGGAGTAGCGCGGGAGGAGCGCCCGATCGGCATTTGCCAAGCGGCCCGCGGCCTTGCATTTATGCCAAATTTTCTCCCTCAattgccaagttgcccaaattgcaaaaCACAAATACAAAATTGTTGAATACCTCATTTTCATAATTTTGGCAAATTACAAGAATGCAAATCATAAATGCAAAACTGTTAAAGATGCTCTTAGTGGAGAGTTTCACAACGATATTTTTAAGAATACCATGTTTGATAAAATGCAATGAAATATGATGAAACAATTCTTCTCAATGTATACTTCTTTAATACTAGTGTTCCAAAGACATTTAATTCCACACCACTCATCAAGAGTTAGAAACCGAGcctaataaaatttcttttatttattaaaacatTAATTATATCGCCATAAATGCTTATGTGACAATCTATTAAATGCGGATAGAACCTGTAAAAATCTTGTTTCCGACCTAACTCTAGCATCTCTCAATATGTCATTGATCTTGGTGATTAACTCAGTAGATGAAGCATGGAAAAAGGTTTCATGTGTTTCATTCCTCCCACCCAAGCGGCTCTTTGCCACAAGCCAAGACAAGACGAGGTCCCAGATCCAGGTGGAGTGGAGGTAGTAGAGGCATTGAAGAGCAGTTTCATCGTGTGTTCTACAGACTACGAGCCTGTCCGCTgttaaggtcagtctcaatggaggtttcattagagtttcatgcacattaaatatgctgatgtggcgctatattaatgaagagagagatgataagagtttcatgggagtagagagagtttcatccccatgaaactcctatgcactgtttccaaaatatggATGTGTTGGAAACAGTGTCATGAAACTTCCATTGAGGATGGCCTAATATCCGCAGAAGCCAGGAGAGAATTTACGCAATCAGTTTGTCCAATGCCCAAGGGCCAAGGGTATTGATCCCACAATCTGAGAGTCCAAACCACTAATTCTACCAGGGAGTAAGAATAACTGTTCAGAGTAACTGCTCTTGGGAGCAGGCGGCAAGGCAGCAAGTCTCAATCAAGGCAACATTGCGCATCCTCTCAAAAGAGGGGAAAGAAACA from Sorghum bicolor cultivar BTx623 chromosome 3, Sorghum_bicolor_NCBIv3, whole genome shotgun sequence encodes the following:
- the LOC110433946 gene encoding DEAD-box ATP-dependent RNA helicase 58, chloroplastic isoform X4, coding for MQVTKVARLLAAKACTVMALLDGGMLKRQKSWVKAEPPAVIVATVASLCQMVERRAFSLQSMRVLVIDEVDFIFGSSKQVSSLRKILTSYSAASSRQTIFASASIPQHNRFLHDCVQHKWTKSDVVHVHVHPVQPMPSHLCHKYVICTKKERLHVLLSLLERDAPKSGIIFVAEQSERSKKAGNPPSTTVVAEFLRNAYKGSLDVLLLEEDMNFNARAASFSEVKGRGFLLVSTDIASRGFDLPQTSHIYNFDLPKTATDYLHRAGRTGREPFSRLECGVTTLITEDEHFVLQRFQNELKFHCEELPLESMFTFS
- the LOC110433946 gene encoding DEAD-box ATP-dependent RNA helicase 58, chloroplastic isoform X2; protein product: MAVAAAFAPGSLLPTTPSTHLAPFTLRFRFSLLPRRAAVVAAAATLREVCAGRVPDHVLQRAEEVGYVVPTEVQEQSLPLLLSGQDCILHAQTGSGKTLAYLLSVFSAIDFSRSSVQALVVVPTRELGMQVARLLAAKACTVMALLDGGMLKRQKSWVKAEPPAVIVATVASLCQMVERRAFSLQSMRVLVIDEVDFIFGSSKQVSSLRKILTSYSAASSRQTIFASASIPQHNRFLHDCVQHKWTKSDVVHVHVHPVQPMPSHLCHKYVICTKKERLHVLLSLLERDAPKSGIIFVAEQSERSKKAGNPPSTTVVAEFLRNAYKGSLDVLLLEEDMNFNARAASFSEVKGRGFLLVSTDIASRGFDLPQTSHIYNFDLPKTATDYLHRAGRTGREPFSRLECGVTTLITEDEHFVLQRFQNELKFHCEELPLESMFTFS
- the LOC110433946 gene encoding DEAD-box ATP-dependent RNA helicase 58, chloroplastic isoform X3; protein product: MAVAAAFAPGSLLPTTPSTHLAPFTLRFRFSLLPRRAAVVAAAATLREVCAGRVPDHVLQRAEEVGYVVPTEVQEQSLPLLLSGQDCILHAQTGSGKTLAYLLSVFSAIDFSRSSVQALVVVPTRELGMQVTKVARLLAAKACTVMALLDGGMLKRQKSWVKAEPPAVIVATVASLCQMVERRAFSLQSMRVLVIDEVDFIFGSSKQVSSLRKILTSYSAASSRQTIFASASIPQHNRFLHDCVQHKWTKICTKKERLHVLLSLLERDAPKSGIIFVAEQSERSKKAGNPPSTTVVAEFLRNAYKGSLDVLLLEEDMNFNARAASFSEVKGRGFLLVSTDIASRGFDLPQTSHIYNFDLPKTATDYLHRAGRTGREPFSRLECGVTTLITEDEHFVLQRFQNELKFHCEELPLESMFTFS
- the LOC110433946 gene encoding DEAD-box ATP-dependent RNA helicase 58, chloroplastic isoform X1; its protein translation is MAVAAAFAPGSLLPTTPSTHLAPFTLRFRFSLLPRRAAVVAAAATLREVCAGRVPDHVLQRAEEVGYVVPTEVQEQSLPLLLSGQDCILHAQTGSGKTLAYLLSVFSAIDFSRSSVQALVVVPTRELGMQVTKVARLLAAKACTVMALLDGGMLKRQKSWVKAEPPAVIVATVASLCQMVERRAFSLQSMRVLVIDEVDFIFGSSKQVSSLRKILTSYSAASSRQTIFASASIPQHNRFLHDCVQHKWTKSDVVHVHVHPVQPMPSHLCHKYVICTKKERLHVLLSLLERDAPKSGIIFVAEQSERSKKAGNPPSTTVVAEFLRNAYKGSLDVLLLEEDMNFNARAASFSEVKGRGFLLVSTDIASRGFDLPQTSHIYNFDLPKTATDYLHRAGRTGREPFSRLECGVTTLITEDEHFVLQRFQNELKFHCEELPLESMFTFS